A single region of the Bacteroides luhongzhouii genome encodes:
- a CDS encoding glycoside hydrolase family 25 protein, with the protein MPPRNNNPMSAVQKKRIVSTTKKKGTTSSSKTSRTSKKDQMKHRTVMPVWIRNILAVVIIGCFSVVFYYFFIRPYAYRWKPCHGLKEYGVCIPDGYDIHGIDISHYQGKIDWKRLLQNKETATPLHFVFMKATEGGDHNDTTFEANFANARNHGFIRGAYHFYIPGTDALKQADFFIRTVKLASGDLPPVLDVEVTGRKEKKELQQGIKRWLDRVESHYGVKPILYTSYKFKTRYLDDSIFNAYPYWIAHYYVDSVRYQGKWDFWQHTDVGSVPGIKEDVDLNVFNGSLEELKKLTIK; encoded by the coding sequence ATGCCGCCACGCAATAACAACCCGATGTCTGCCGTACAGAAGAAAAGAATAGTTTCCACTACAAAGAAAAAGGGAACGACTTCTTCTTCCAAAACTTCCCGTACCTCAAAAAAGGATCAGATGAAGCATCGAACTGTGATGCCTGTCTGGATTCGTAACATTTTGGCAGTGGTGATTATCGGTTGTTTTTCCGTTGTATTCTACTATTTCTTTATCCGTCCTTATGCTTATCGATGGAAACCTTGTCATGGTTTAAAGGAATACGGAGTTTGTATCCCTGACGGATATGATATTCATGGTATTGATATTTCTCACTACCAGGGAAAGATTGATTGGAAAAGACTGTTGCAGAATAAAGAGACGGCTACTCCTTTGCATTTTGTCTTTATGAAGGCAACAGAAGGAGGAGACCATAACGATACTACCTTTGAGGCGAATTTCGCCAATGCCCGTAACCATGGATTTATCCGTGGCGCTTATCATTTTTATATCCCTGGTACGGATGCTTTGAAACAGGCGGATTTCTTTATTCGTACGGTGAAACTGGCTTCCGGTGATTTACCTCCCGTACTTGATGTGGAAGTGACCGGACGAAAGGAAAAAAAAGAATTGCAGCAAGGCATTAAACGCTGGCTGGACCGGGTGGAATCTCATTATGGAGTGAAACCTATTCTTTATACTTCTTATAAATTTAAAACCCGTTATCTGGACGATTCCATCTTCAATGCATATCCTTACTGGATTGCCCATTATTATGTTGACTCTGTAAGGTATCAGGGGAAATGGGACTTTTGGCAACACACTGATGTTGGGAGTGTTCCCGGCATTAAAGAAGACGTTGACCTGAACGTGTTCAATGGCTCGTTAGAGGAACTTAAAAAGCTGACAATTAAGTAG
- the lpdA gene encoding dihydrolipoyl dehydrogenase, with amino-acid sequence MNFDIAIIGGGPAGYTAAERAGANGLKAVLFEKKAMGGVCLNEGCIPTKTLLYSAKILDSIKSASKYGVSAESPSFDLSKIMSRKDKTVKMLTGGVKMTVNSYGVTIVEKEAFIEGEKEGMIRITCDGETYSVKYLLVCTGSDTVIPPIPGLSGVSYWTSKEALEIKELPKTLVIIGGGVIGMEFASFFNSMGVKVHVVEMMPEILGAMDKETSGMLRAEYAKRGVIFYLNTKVVEVNAYGVVIEKEGKTSTIEAEKILLSVGRKANLSKVGLDKLNIELHRNGVKVDEHLLTSHPRVYACGDITGYSLLAHTAIREAEVAVNHILGLEDRMNYDCVPGVVYTNPEVAGVGKTEEELIKSGLSYRVSKLPMAYSGRFVAENEQGNGLCKLIQDEEGKIIGCHILGNPASELIVIAGIAIQRGYTVEEFQKTVFPHPTVGEIYHEIMF; translated from the coding sequence ATGAACTTTGATATAGCTATTATTGGTGGTGGTCCTGCTGGGTACACAGCTGCCGAAAGGGCAGGGGCCAACGGATTAAAAGCCGTTCTTTTTGAGAAAAAGGCAATGGGTGGAGTGTGTCTCAATGAGGGGTGTATTCCTACTAAAACTTTGTTATATTCTGCTAAAATACTGGATAGCATCAAAAGTGCTTCCAAATATGGCGTTTCTGCCGAATCTCCTTCGTTCGATTTATCCAAAATCATGAGCCGTAAAGACAAAACAGTGAAAATGTTGACGGGTGGCGTGAAGATGACTGTGAATTCTTACGGAGTGACGATCGTGGAGAAAGAAGCTTTTATAGAGGGAGAGAAAGAGGGGATGATCCGCATCACTTGTGACGGAGAAACCTATTCCGTAAAATATTTGTTGGTATGTACCGGTTCTGATACAGTGATTCCTCCCATACCGGGGTTGTCTGGAGTCAGTTATTGGACTTCCAAGGAGGCGTTGGAGATAAAGGAACTTCCCAAGACGCTGGTCATTATTGGCGGTGGAGTGATCGGGATGGAATTTGCTTCTTTCTTCAACAGCATGGGAGTAAAGGTGCATGTGGTAGAAATGATGCCGGAAATTTTGGGAGCGATGGATAAGGAAACGAGCGGTATGCTTCGTGCCGAATATGCCAAACGGGGAGTCATTTTCTATTTGAATACGAAAGTAGTGGAAGTGAACGCTTATGGAGTCGTGATAGAAAAAGAAGGCAAGACTTCCACTATTGAAGCGGAAAAGATCTTGCTTAGTGTGGGGCGTAAGGCAAATCTATCCAAAGTGGGGCTGGACAAGCTGAATATAGAATTGCATCGGAATGGGGTCAAAGTAGACGAACACTTGTTGACTTCGCACCCCCGCGTATATGCTTGTGGGGATATTACAGGTTATTCTTTATTGGCACATACCGCTATTCGTGAAGCGGAAGTCGCTGTCAATCATATCTTGGGACTGGAAGACCGGATGAATTATGATTGTGTTCCGGGAGTTGTTTATACCAATCCCGAGGTGGCAGGAGTGGGAAAGACAGAAGAAGAACTGATAAAATCAGGACTTTCTTACCGTGTATCCAAATTACCGATGGCTTATTCCGGTCGGTTCGTAGCCGAGAATGAGCAGGGAAACGGACTTTGTAAGCTGATTCAGGATGAAGAAGGGAAGATTATTGGTTGCCACATATTGGGAAATCCGGCGTCGGAACTTATAGTGATCGCAGGTATTGCTATTCAGAGAGGCTACACAGTGGAAGAATTCCAAAAGACTGTATTTCCGCATCCTACGGTTGGAGAGATTTATCATGAGATAATGTTTTAA
- a CDS encoding lipoate--protein ligase family protein: protein MIRCIYSPFTDIYFHLAAEEYLLKQGNEDIFMLWQDTPCVVIGKHQRLQSEVDQEWAERERVYIARRFSGGGAVYHDLGNVNLTFIETAPRLPEFVTYLQRTLGFLNSMGLMAKEGERLGIYLNGLKISGSAQCVHKDRVLYHCTLLYDTDLTALRQALNPEPMVDDEMLSSVYAVPSVRSEVTNIRRHLLAGTVTDFKEKAFQYFSKLQSVSAFTREEIEAVNQLREEKYIQKEWIYSR from the coding sequence ATGATTCGATGCATCTATAGTCCGTTTACTGATATTTACTTTCACTTGGCTGCGGAAGAATATCTGTTGAAGCAGGGAAATGAAGATATTTTCATGCTTTGGCAGGACACTCCTTGTGTGGTAATAGGGAAGCATCAGCGGTTACAGTCGGAAGTCGATCAGGAATGGGCGGAACGGGAGCGGGTATATATTGCCCGTCGTTTTTCCGGCGGGGGAGCAGTGTACCATGATTTGGGCAATGTCAATCTGACTTTTATAGAAACGGCTCCCCGCTTGCCGGAGTTCGTCACGTATTTGCAGCGGACGTTGGGTTTCTTGAATTCTATGGGGCTGATGGCAAAAGAAGGCGAACGATTGGGGATTTATCTGAATGGATTGAAAATATCGGGAAGCGCGCAATGCGTACATAAAGACCGAGTATTGTATCATTGTACGTTATTGTACGATACGGACCTTACAGCGTTGCGTCAAGCATTGAATCCGGAACCGATGGTTGATGATGAAATGTTGTCGTCTGTATACGCTGTCCCTTCCGTTCGGAGTGAGGTAACTAATATCCGCAGGCATTTGTTGGCGGGGACTGTCACTGATTTCAAAGAAAAGGCTTTTCAGTATTTCAGTAAGTTGCAATCCGTCAGTGCTTTCACCAGGGAAGAGATAGAAGCCGTCAATCAGCTCCGGGAAGAGAAATATATTCAGAAAGAGTGGATATATAGTCGTTGA
- a CDS encoding 2-oxo acid dehydrogenase subunit E2, which translates to MSKFEIKMPKLGESITEGTIVSWSVKVGDMIQEDDVLFEVNTAKVSAEIPSPVAGKVVEILYKEGDTVAVGTVVAIIDLDGEEASGTEPASGGVASEGADAGQVAAKNQSVNTASTPVDTSNPVAVEEERWYSPVVIQLAREAKIPKEELDAIQGTGYEGRLSKKDIKDYIEKKKRGDIAEPKPVSAIAAPAASKPSVAVAPEPVTPKTSPATSAPAAQSAVTSSKPSAPVAMPGVEVKEMDRVRRIIADHMVMSKKVSPHVTNVVEVDVTKLVRWREKNKDAFFRREGVKLTYMPVITEAVAKALAAYPQVNVSVDGYNILFKKHINVGIAVSLNDGNLIVPVVHDADHLNLNGLAVAIDSLALKARDNKLMPEDIDGGTFTITNFGTFKSLFGTPIINQPQVAILGVGYIEKKPAVIETPEGDTIAIRHKMYLSLSYDHRVVDGMLGGNFLHFIADYLENWQG; encoded by the coding sequence ATGTCAAAATTCGAAATAAAAATGCCCAAGTTGGGCGAGAGTATAACCGAAGGGACTATTGTCTCTTGGTCTGTAAAGGTGGGTGACATGATTCAGGAAGACGATGTGCTTTTTGAAGTGAATACTGCTAAAGTAAGTGCGGAAATCCCTTCTCCCGTAGCAGGAAAGGTGGTGGAGATTTTATATAAGGAAGGTGACACGGTAGCTGTAGGAACAGTAGTCGCCATTATTGATTTGGATGGCGAAGAAGCATCCGGTACAGAGCCGGCAAGTGGAGGTGTTGCAAGCGAAGGAGCCGATGCCGGTCAGGTTGCTGCTAAGAATCAATCAGTGAATACTGCATCAACCCCTGTTGATACATCGAACCCCGTTGCTGTTGAGGAAGAACGTTGGTATTCTCCTGTTGTGATTCAGTTGGCGCGGGAAGCTAAGATTCCGAAAGAAGAGTTGGATGCTATACAAGGTACGGGCTATGAAGGGCGATTGAGTAAGAAAGATATAAAAGACTATATTGAAAAGAAGAAAAGAGGTGATATTGCTGAACCGAAGCCGGTCTCTGCCATTGCTGCTCCGGCTGCAAGCAAACCATCGGTTGCTGTTGCTCCCGAACCGGTAACTCCGAAAACGTCTCCGGCTACCTCTGCCCCTGCTGCACAGTCGGCTGTCACTTCATCCAAACCATCTGCTCCTGTTGCCATGCCTGGAGTTGAAGTGAAAGAGATGGATCGTGTCCGCCGGATTATTGCCGATCACATGGTTATGTCTAAGAAGGTATCTCCTCATGTAACCAATGTGGTAGAAGTGGACGTCACCAAACTGGTGCGTTGGCGCGAAAAGAACAAAGACGCTTTCTTCCGTCGCGAAGGAGTGAAGTTGACTTATATGCCTGTGATAACCGAGGCCGTAGCGAAAGCATTGGCAGCTTATCCTCAAGTGAATGTGTCAGTAGATGGATATAATATCCTCTTTAAGAAACATATCAATGTCGGTATTGCTGTCTCTCTGAATGATGGAAATCTGATTGTGCCTGTGGTGCATGACGCCGACCATTTGAATCTGAATGGTCTGGCAGTTGCCATTGACTCTTTAGCCCTGAAAGCGAGGGATAATAAATTAATGCCGGAAGATATTGACGGCGGTACATTTACCATTACCAATTTCGGAACGTTCAAGAGCCTGTTTGGTACACCGATAATTAATCAGCCGCAGGTTGCTATTTTGGGAGTAGGGTATATCGAGAAGAAACCTGCTGTGATAGAAACACCGGAAGGCGATACGATTGCCATCCGCCATAAGATGTATCTGTCTTTGTCTTACGACCATCGGGTAGTAGACGGAATGTTAGGAGGTAACTTCCTCCACTTTATAGCCGATTACCTCGAAAACTGGCAAGGCTGA
- a CDS encoding alpha-ketoacid dehydrogenase subunit alpha/beta, protein MKKKYDIKTTDVETLKKWYHLMTLGRALDEKAPSYLLQSLGWSYHAPYAGHDGIQLAIGQVFTLGEDFLFPYYRDMLTVLSAGMTPEEIILNGISKATDPGSGGRHMSNHFAKPEWHIENISSATGTHDLHAAGVARAMVYYGHKGVAITSHGESATSEGFVYEAINGASLERLPVIFVIQDNGYGISVPKSEQTANRKVAENFSGFKNLKIIYCNGKDVFDSMNAMTEAHEYARETRNPVIVQANCVRIGSHSNSDKHTLYRDENELEYVKDADPLMKFRRMLLRYKRLTEEELQQIEADAKKELSAANRKALAAPDPDPKSIYDFVMPEPYQPQKYKEGTHEAEGEKTFLVNAINETLKAEFRYNPDTFIWGQDVANREKGGVFNVTKGMQQEFGEARVFSAPIAEDYIVGTANGMSRFDPKIHVVIEGAEFADYFWPAVEQYVECTHEYWRSNGKFAPNITLRLASGGYIGGGLYHSQNIEGALTTLPGARIVCPSFADDAAGLLRTSMRSKGFTLFLEPKALYNSVEAATVVPEDFEVPFGKARIRREGTDLSIITYGNTTHFCLHAAERLEKEGGWKVEVIDIRSLIPLDKEAIFESVKKTSKALVVHEDKVFSGFGAELAAMIGEEMFRYLDGPVQRVGSTFTPVGFNPILEKEILPDEAKIYEAARKLLEY, encoded by the coding sequence ATGAAAAAGAAATATGATATAAAAACGACGGATGTAGAAACCCTGAAAAAGTGGTATCATCTGATGACATTGGGGCGTGCTTTGGATGAAAAAGCACCGTCTTACCTGCTGCAATCCTTGGGTTGGTCTTATCATGCTCCTTACGCGGGGCATGATGGTATTCAGCTGGCCATCGGTCAGGTGTTCACTTTGGGCGAAGACTTCCTGTTCCCTTACTACCGCGATATGCTGACTGTACTTTCTGCCGGAATGACCCCGGAAGAAATCATCTTGAATGGTATCTCGAAAGCGACAGATCCGGGCAGCGGCGGACGTCACATGTCAAACCATTTCGCCAAACCTGAATGGCATATCGAGAACATTTCTTCTGCTACGGGAACGCATGACCTTCATGCGGCCGGTGTAGCCAGAGCGATGGTATATTATGGACACAAAGGAGTCGCCATCACTTCTCACGGAGAATCTGCCACTTCCGAAGGATTTGTATATGAAGCTATCAATGGCGCCAGCCTTGAACGTCTTCCTGTCATTTTTGTGATACAGGATAATGGATATGGTATCTCTGTTCCTAAATCGGAACAGACAGCCAACCGCAAAGTTGCTGAGAACTTCTCTGGTTTCAAGAACCTGAAGATCATTTATTGTAATGGAAAAGATGTATTCGATTCGATGAATGCCATGACTGAAGCTCACGAATATGCAAGGGAAACCCGTAATCCGGTGATTGTGCAGGCCAACTGTGTTCGTATCGGTTCTCATTCCAACTCGGATAAACATACCTTGTATCGGGATGAGAACGAACTGGAATACGTAAAAGATGCCGATCCGCTGATGAAATTCCGCCGGATGTTGTTGCGCTACAAACGCCTGACGGAAGAGGAATTGCAACAGATCGAAGCTGACGCAAAGAAAGAACTGTCGGCCGCCAACCGAAAAGCGTTGGCTGCTCCCGATCCTGATCCTAAGAGCATCTACGATTTTGTGATGCCCGAACCTTATCAACCACAGAAATACAAAGAAGGTACTCATGAAGCAGAGGGCGAAAAGACTTTCCTGGTAAATGCCATTAACGAGACATTGAAAGCCGAATTCCGCTACAATCCCGATACGTTCATCTGGGGACAGGACGTAGCAAATAGAGAGAAAGGCGGTGTGTTTAATGTCACCAAAGGGATGCAGCAGGAATTCGGAGAAGCCCGTGTGTTCAGTGCGCCGATTGCCGAAGATTATATTGTAGGCACTGCCAATGGAATGAGCCGCTTTGATCCTAAAATCCATGTCGTGATAGAGGGAGCGGAGTTTGCCGATTATTTCTGGCCTGCCGTAGAACAATATGTAGAATGTACGCATGAGTATTGGCGCAGCAATGGTAAGTTTGCCCCGAATATAACGCTGCGGTTGGCTTCCGGAGGTTATATCGGTGGAGGGTTGTATCACTCTCAAAATATAGAAGGAGCTTTGACCACATTGCCGGGAGCACGAATTGTCTGCCCTTCTTTTGCAGATGATGCAGCCGGATTGTTACGTACCAGTATGCGCTCTAAGGGATTTACTTTGTTTCTTGAACCGAAAGCATTGTATAATTCGGTAGAAGCCGCCACTGTGGTGCCGGAAGACTTTGAAGTACCTTTCGGAAAAGCACGTATCCGTCGTGAGGGTACGGATTTGAGTATTATCACCTATGGAAATACGACCCATTTCTGTCTGCATGCTGCCGAACGATTGGAGAAAGAGGGTGGTTGGAAAGTAGAAGTGATCGATATTCGTTCTCTGATTCCGCTGGATAAAGAGGCAATCTTTGAATCGGTCAAGAAGACTAGCAAAGCATTGGTTGTACATGAAGATAAAGTATTCTCCGGTTTCGGTGCGGAGCTTGCAGCAATGATTGGTGAGGAAATGTTCCGTTATCTCGACGGACCGGTACAGCGTGTCGGTTCTACGTTTACTCCCGTGGGTTTCAATCCGATACTGGAAAAAGAAATTTTGCCGGACGAAGCTAAGATATACGAAGCTGCACGGAAATTATTGGAATATTAA
- a CDS encoding flavodoxin, whose product MKKIGLFYATKAERTSWVAEKIQKEFGEDKIEVVPIEQAWQNDFAAYDCFIVGASTWFDGELPTYWDELLPELRTMKLKGKKVAIFGLGDQIRYPENFADGIGLLAEVFEGDEATLVGFTSSEGYTFERSKALRGEQWCGLVVDLDNQSEQAEKKIKAWCQQVKKEFA is encoded by the coding sequence ATGAAAAAGATAGGTTTGTTTTATGCTACCAAAGCCGAAAGAACGAGTTGGGTGGCAGAGAAAATACAGAAAGAGTTTGGTGAAGACAAGATAGAAGTAGTGCCTATCGAGCAGGCTTGGCAAAATGATTTTGCAGCTTATGACTGCTTCATTGTGGGTGCTTCCACTTGGTTTGACGGAGAACTTCCTACTTATTGGGACGAACTGTTGCCGGAGCTCCGGACAATGAAATTGAAAGGTAAGAAGGTTGCTATCTTTGGTTTGGGAGATCAGATACGCTATCCGGAAAATTTTGCAGATGGAATCGGTTTGCTGGCAGAAGTCTTTGAAGGGGATGAGGCTACCTTGGTCGGTTTTACTTCTTCCGAGGGTTACACTTTCGAACGTTCCAAGGCTTTACGTGGCGAGCAGTGGTGCGGGTTGGTTGTCGATTTGGATAATCAGTCCGAACAGGCGGAAAAGAAAATCAAAGCATGGTGCCAACAGGTCAAAAAAGAGTTTGCGTAA
- the prmA gene encoding 50S ribosomal protein L11 methyltransferase translates to MKYFEFTFRTQPCTETVNDVLAAILGEVGFESFVECEGGLAAYIQQTLCDENAIKIAIAEFPLPDTDITYTYTEAEDKDWNEEWEKNFFQPIIIGNRCVIHSTFHQDVPKAEYDIVINPQMAFGTGHHETTSLIIEELLDSELKDKSLLDMGCGTSILAILARMRGARPCTAIDIDEWCVRNSIENIELNHVDDITVSEGDASSLIGKGPFDVIIANINRNILLNDMKQYVACMHTDSELYMSGFYVDDIAAIREEAEKNGLTFVHYKEKNRWAEVKFIYKG, encoded by the coding sequence ATGAAGTATTTTGAGTTCACATTCCGCACCCAGCCTTGTACCGAAACCGTCAATGATGTACTGGCTGCCATACTGGGTGAAGTCGGATTTGAAAGTTTTGTTGAATGTGAAGGCGGACTGGCCGCATATATCCAACAGACATTGTGTGATGAAAACGCCATCAAGATTGCCATCGCCGAGTTCCCCCTACCCGATACGGATATTACTTATACATACACCGAAGCGGAAGATAAGGACTGGAATGAAGAATGGGAAAAGAATTTCTTCCAACCCATCATTATCGGAAACCGATGTGTGATCCACAGCACTTTCCACCAAGATGTCCCCAAAGCGGAATATGATATCGTCATCAATCCTCAAATGGCCTTCGGAACAGGACACCACGAGACTACCAGCCTCATCATTGAAGAATTGTTAGACAGCGAACTGAAAGATAAATCCCTGCTCGATATGGGCTGCGGAACTTCGATTCTTGCCATCCTCGCACGTATGCGGGGCGCACGTCCCTGTACAGCCATCGACATTGATGAATGGTGCGTACGAAACTCCATCGAAAACATCGAATTGAACCACGTAGACGATATTACCGTTTCAGAAGGAGATGCTTCGTCCCTTATTGGGAAAGGACCGTTCGACGTTATTATTGCCAATATCAACCGGAATATATTACTAAATGACATGAAGCAATATGTTGCCTGCATGCATACAGATTCCGAACTCTATATGAGTGGATTTTATGTAGACGATATTGCTGCCATCCGCGAAGAAGCGGAGAAGAACGGACTGACTTTCGTTCATTATAAAGAGAAGAATCGCTGGGCAGAGGTGAAGTTTATTTATAAAGGATAA
- a CDS encoding OmpP1/FadL family transporter, with the protein MKKISVLIALGMLTIAPWGMAQTIYDGAKLTGKDLNGTARFVGMGGAMGALGGDISTMGTNPAGIGLYRSNDVMTSFGFSLYGNESLYLGKKFNSDLTKGDFNNIGFVFSSKIGNETPLRFVNFGFNYHKAKSFNNNMRMEGNLGLYSQTYLMASQAAGIEKWGDSPYTDNGIGWLSILGADAGLIRDITIHDKTGGVNNIPYTYKDEEGKEVQYKDINGNPLYISPGHFEGMLDNGYANFRSEERGGIDQYDFNVSFNFNDRVYLGLTLGAYSVDYNKYTFYDEDYGNDEGYSLQSWNRIKGSGFDVKLGAIIRPFEYSPFRVGLAIHTPIFYSLDYKTSAQVISDVMDVVTGEIKGYDVRSWDNLPGKGDMILPFDFQTPWTYNVSLGYTVGKSLALGAEYEYQDYSSMKFKDTEGNSSAYEFENSTTSMLKGVSTVRLGLEYKVIPQFAFRAGYNYTTAAFHKDAFKDLPINSIQTDTDFANSKSMSNYTLGIGYRGSMFYADLAYKFSTYKENFYPFVNGFIDEDGSTVIGSPEATKVTNTRSQVLFTVGMRF; encoded by the coding sequence ATGAAAAAGATAAGTGTTTTAATTGCTCTAGGGATGCTGACGATAGCGCCTTGGGGAATGGCACAAACGATATATGACGGTGCCAAACTAACAGGAAAAGATTTAAATGGAACTGCTCGATTTGTGGGTATGGGTGGAGCTATGGGAGCTCTTGGAGGAGACATATCTACGATGGGGACTAATCCGGCAGGTATTGGCCTTTATCGCAGTAATGATGTAATGACTTCATTTGGGTTTTCTCTTTATGGGAATGAAAGCCTGTATTTGGGGAAAAAGTTTAATTCCGATTTAACTAAAGGAGATTTTAATAACATCGGGTTTGTATTTTCTTCGAAGATTGGTAATGAAACTCCGCTGCGTTTTGTGAATTTCGGTTTTAACTATCATAAAGCGAAATCATTTAATAACAACATGCGCATGGAAGGTAATTTGGGACTTTACTCCCAAACCTATCTAATGGCATCTCAAGCAGCTGGCATTGAAAAATGGGGAGATTCGCCTTATACGGATAATGGTATTGGTTGGCTATCTATTTTAGGAGCTGATGCTGGATTGATTAGGGATATAACAATACATGACAAAACAGGAGGGGTAAACAATATTCCTTATACCTATAAGGATGAAGAGGGGAAGGAGGTACAGTATAAGGATATAAATGGTAATCCTCTTTATATCTCTCCTGGACATTTTGAAGGAATGTTGGATAATGGATATGCAAATTTTCGTTCGGAAGAACGCGGTGGAATTGATCAATATGATTTTAATGTATCATTTAATTTTAATGATCGGGTATATTTAGGGTTGACGCTGGGTGCTTATTCTGTAGATTATAACAAGTATACTTTTTATGATGAGGATTATGGAAACGATGAAGGATATAGTTTGCAGAGTTGGAATAGAATAAAGGGGTCTGGCTTTGACGTGAAGTTGGGGGCTATTATTCGTCCTTTTGAATATTCGCCTTTTCGAGTTGGATTAGCTATACATACGCCAATATTCTATAGTTTGGATTATAAAACGAGTGCACAAGTTATATCGGATGTGATGGATGTTGTAACTGGAGAAATAAAGGGATATGACGTGAGATCATGGGATAATCTTCCAGGAAAAGGGGATATGATTCTTCCTTTCGATTTTCAAACTCCTTGGACTTATAATGTAAGTTTAGGATATACGGTGGGCAAAAGCTTGGCTTTGGGAGCAGAGTATGAGTATCAAGATTATTCTTCCATGAAATTTAAAGATACCGAAGGTAATTCTTCGGCTTATGAATTTGAGAATAGTACGACATCTATGTTGAAAGGGGTTAGTACGGTTCGTCTTGGTTTAGAGTATAAAGTGATTCCACAATTTGCTTTTAGGGCAGGTTATAATTATACTACGGCTGCTTTCCATAAGGATGCTTTCAAGGATTTGCCAATTAATTCTATCCAGACAGATACGGACTTTGCCAATTCTAAATCAATGAGTAATTATACATTGGGTATTGGTTATCGCGGATCAATGTTTTATGCTGATTTGGCTTATAAGTTCTCTACGTATAAAGAAAACTTCTATCCGTTTGTGAATGGATTTATAGATGAAGATGGTAGTACAGTCATTGGTTCACCGGAAGCAACGAAAGTTACGAATACACGCAGTCAAGTGTTGTTTACCGTAGGTATGCGCTTCTAA
- a CDS encoding fimbrillin family protein produces MKRKSLLFVMASVCLFSCQQQEELQDPSKGVIDFSTSIDQSINNALTRNSSSLTLPLKSNFAAGDVISMSVAEQDYHPFAIGMDSQTWNEAGTDSETVTFYAHYPELTGEAATTRSLGSRYREIKGGLEYLFGTAQANKGSKNVALAFKRMTTPVVLLDENNQPYEGKAIVKLFLKNKGVQDLFSGKIEADPNAKPEYIDIRKVSEGILTNLIPQIIKAGEKIGTVILEDGKEEPIIAEEDITIEAGTPVAVKMYARRGIIDERTPLFR; encoded by the coding sequence ATGAAAAGAAAAAGCCTTTTATTTGTTATGGCATCAGTATGCCTGTTCAGTTGTCAACAGCAAGAAGAACTGCAAGATCCCAGTAAAGGAGTGATCGACTTTTCCACTTCTATTGACCAAAGTATCAACAATGCTCTTACTCGTAACAGCAGCAGTCTGACACTTCCGTTAAAGAGCAATTTCGCTGCCGGAGATGTCATCTCCATGTCCGTTGCCGAGCAGGATTATCATCCGTTTGCCATAGGCATGGATAGCCAGACCTGGAACGAAGCAGGCACCGATTCGGAAACGGTTACTTTCTATGCTCATTACCCTGAATTGACCGGCGAAGCTGCTACTACCAGATCATTGGGCAGCCGCTATCGTGAAATCAAGGGTGGCTTAGAATATTTGTTCGGTACAGCCCAAGCCAACAAAGGTTCTAAGAACGTTGCTCTTGCATTTAAGAGAATGACAACGCCCGTCGTTCTGCTTGACGAGAACAACCAGCCGTACGAAGGTAAAGCAATCGTTAAACTTTTCTTGAAGAACAAAGGTGTGCAAGACCTGTTCAGCGGCAAAATCGAAGCTGACCCCAATGCAAAACCGGAATACATTGATATCCGGAAAGTATCTGAAGGTATCTTGACTAACTTGATTCCGCAGATCATCAAAGCCGGCGAGAAAATAGGAACGGTTATCCTTGAAGACGGTAAAGAAGAACCTATCATTGCAGAGGAGGACATTACCATAGAAGCCGGAACTCCTGTAGCAGTAAAAATGTACGCAAGACGCGGAATCATTGACGAACGAACTCCACTATTCAGATAA
- a CDS encoding nucleoside deaminase, which translates to MTKEALMRKAIELSKENVENGGGPFGAVIATKDGEIVATGVNRVTASCDPTAHAEVSAIRAAAAKLGTFDLSGYEIYTSCEPCPMCLGAIYWARLDKMYYGNNKTDAKNIGFDDSFIYDELELKPEDRKLPSEILLHNEALTAFKAWVAKEDRVEY; encoded by the coding sequence ATGACTAAAGAAGCTTTAATGAGAAAAGCGATTGAGCTTTCTAAAGAGAATGTTGAAAATGGTGGAGGTCCTTTCGGTGCTGTGATTGCCACGAAAGATGGAGAAATAGTTGCAACAGGAGTTAACCGTGTCACTGCATCTTGTGATCCTACGGCTCACGCCGAAGTAAGCGCCATACGTGCCGCAGCTGCCAAACTCGGAACGTTTGATCTTAGCGGATACGAAATCTATACTTCCTGCGAACCTTGCCCCATGTGCTTGGGTGCTATTTACTGGGCACGCCTGGATAAGATGTACTATGGAAACAACAAGACCGATGCCAAGAACATCGGCTTCGACGACTCTTTTATCTATGACGAACTGGAACTGAAGCCTGAAGACAGAAAGCTGCCTTCCGAAATCCTACTACATAATGAAGCCCTTACTGCCTTCAAAGCCTGGGTGGCCAAAGAAGACAGAGTAGAATATTAG